The genomic DNA ATGACCGCGGTGCCGATGGCTCCCGTCGAGGCGCCGATGATGCCGGTGGGTTTGCGTGCGAACGAGTTGTGACCCCAGGGTCGCGAGCCCCAGTCGATGGCGTTCTTCAACGCCCCGGGGATCGAGCGGTTGTACTCCGGCGAGACGAGCAGCAGACCGTCCGCCCCCTCGATCGCGCTCTTGAACGCGGTGACCGCAGCGACGGGTTCGAGCTCGTCGTCGCGGTTGTAGAGGGGGAGGTCACGGATCGGGATCTCCACGAGTTCGAGGTCCGGCGGGGCGAGCCGTACGAGCGCCGTGGCCAGGACGCGATTGATCGAGTCCGATGCGAGGCTGCCGATGAGGTAGCCGATCCGATGGGTCATGGTGAGGTCCCCTCGTCTCCGTGCATCTCCAGGATATCGCCGGGGTGGGGGCTTGCCACAAGGCCCCCCTCGGGAGGCAGAATCGACGGCTCGCGTGCCCCCGCATGCCCTCGCGAAGGAGATGTCCCGTGCTCGACCCCTTTGATCTGTCCGACGACCACGCGGCGAAATCCGCAGACGACCTCATCGCCGCCGACCGCGCCCACCTCCAGCGCCTCGGCGCCGCTCTGTCCCGGGAACAGGACGCCCTGACCGCTCGTCTCGCCCTCGTGCGCCGGCAGGCCGCGGACGCGGGCGTCACGGCGGTCGATCGCGACCTGGAGATCCGCCGCCTCAGCGCGACGCTGCGCCTGCGGGAGCGGTACGGCATCGACATGTGCCTGGGCCGGATGACCCCGGCGGCCGGACCGCCGGTGTACATCGGTCGCGCCGGGGTGTCCGATGCGGACGGCACCCGCCTGCTGGTCGACTGGCGGGCTCCGGCAGCGGAACCGTACTTCGCCGCGACCTGGGAAGACCCCCGGGGCCTCCTCTCCCGGCGACGGTACCGGTGGAACCGAGGCAGGATCACGGACTACTGGGACGAGGCGCTGTCGCCGGAGGGCCTCGACGGCGCCGCCTCCCTCGACGACCAGTCCGCTTTTCTCGCGAGCCTCGGCGCACACCGGACCGGGCGCATGCGGGACGTGCTGGCGACGATCCAGGCGGATCAGGACGCCATCGTGCGCGTCCCTTCGCCCGGCGCTCTGGTCGTGGACGGCGGCCCCGGCACCGGGAAGACCGTCGTCGCGCTGCACCGGGCGGCGCACCTCCTGTACGCCGAGCCGCGGCTGACCACCGGCGCCGGGGGCATGCTGCTCGTAGGACCGAACCCGCAGTACCTCGGCTACGTCGAGGACGTGCTGCCGAGCCTCGGCGAGGACACGGTGCGGTTGTGCACTCTGCGTGATCTCACTCCCGAGGGCGCGGGCGCGATCGCGGAGACGGATTCCCGCGTGGCCGAGCTCAAGCAGCGCCTCGACCCGGAGCTGGTGATCGCGGCGGCGGTCTCCGAGCTCACCCGGCCGCCGATGCACGCGCTCCGCATCGAGGCGCCGTGGGCCGATCTCTGGGTGAGCCGAGAGGACTGGGCCGATCTGTTCGCCCGTGCGGATCCCGCGTCGCCGCACAACGAGGCTCGTGACGAGGTGTGGGAGGAGGTGCTGGAGATGCTGGTGGACCAGGTTCGTGATCCCGAGGTCCCGGAGTCCTCCGTCCGTCGGTGGCTGCGGCAGGACGACGATCTCACGACGACGTTCGTACGCGCGTGGCCGCTGCTCTCTCCGGCGGCGGTGGTCGCCACCCTGTGGGCGTCTCCGGCGCTGCTCTCCCGGTGCGCGCTGGATCTCCCGGCGGAGGAGCTCGCCTTGCTGCACCGCGCAGAGGGGGCGCCGTGGACGGACGCCGACCTTCCCCTGCTCGATGCCGCGCACCGTCGGCTGGGCGACCCGGAGGCCGTGCGGGAGCAGCACCGCCGGCAGGTCGCGGCCGCGGCGGCGCGGGAGCAGATGT from Microbacterium paraoxydans includes the following:
- a CDS encoding NADPH-dependent FMN reductase, with amino-acid sequence MTHRIGYLIGSLASDSINRVLATALVRLAPPDLELVEIPIRDLPLYNRDDELEPVAAVTAFKSAIEGADGLLLVSPEYNRSIPGALKNAIDWGSRPWGHNSFARKPTGIIGASTGAIGTAVMQSSMRSVLSFLNAPQLNAPEAYITFRPEVFGADGQVHDADTEKFLAHYMEEYAAFVERVLSLTAPGHVGDR
- the helR gene encoding RNA polymerase recycling motor ATPase HelR, yielding MLDPFDLSDDHAAKSADDLIAADRAHLQRLGAALSREQDALTARLALVRRQAADAGVTAVDRDLEIRRLSATLRLRERYGIDMCLGRMTPAAGPPVYIGRAGVSDADGTRLLVDWRAPAAEPYFAATWEDPRGLLSRRRYRWNRGRITDYWDEALSPEGLDGAASLDDQSAFLASLGAHRTGRMRDVLATIQADQDAIVRVPSPGALVVDGGPGTGKTVVALHRAAHLLYAEPRLTTGAGGMLLVGPNPQYLGYVEDVLPSLGEDTVRLCTLRDLTPEGAGAIAETDSRVAELKQRLDPELVIAAAVSELTRPPMHALRIEAPWADLWVSREDWADLFARADPASPHNEARDEVWEEVLEMLVDQVRDPEVPESSVRRWLRQDDDLTTTFVRAWPLLSPAAVVATLWASPALLSRCALDLPAEELALLHRAEGAPWTDADLPLLDAAHRRLGDPEAVREQHRRQVAAAAAREQMSAVVDHLVESDDSEMKVMSILRGADARTVLAGADVPPPLPPDELAGPFGHIVVDEAQELTDAQWRTLIARCPSRSFTVVGDRAQARRAFTESWSERLQRLGLRNVRVSSLRVNYRTPTEVMTVAAPTILEALPDANVPVSVRESGIPVRHGNAVERDEVVAEWLAANPEGVVAVIGDPGFAPRPRVRALSPEGAKGLEFDLVVLVRPEALGEGRTGAVDRYVAMTRTTRELVVLR